In Desulfoferula mesophila, the genomic window CTTTCGTAGAAATTTTTCGCGAAGTCGTTGTGCTCCAAGTTTATGTAGCCAATGTACAGTTCTCAGGACGAGTAATTGTTAGGAGACACTTTGCATGGCTTTTTACTTTTTAATGGCCCACTCTTCGGGGCAGGATAGGCGAAGGCAACCATGAACAAGATGAGGCGCTATTTGTTTTTGGTGTTGGCCATCTTCTTGGCGGGCATTGCCGCGTGGCTAAGCTATGGATGGCTCCAAAAAAAGATGCAAGTTGCCACGCCTCAACGCCAACAGACGGTCAAGGTGGTGGTGGCGAGGCAGAGGGTTGATCCTGGCCATGTCTTGTCATCGGAAGACCTTACCACCCAGGAATGGCCGGCCAACATTGTCCCGAAGGGATCCTATCTTAAGCCCGAGGAAGTGGTCGGCAGGGTTACAGCCGCGACCTTGACTCCCGATGAAGTCATTACCAACTCCAAAGTGAGGCCTGAGGGAATCGCGGGCGGCCTTTCCGCTGTTTTGTCCAATGGCCAGAGGGCCATGACGGTGCGGGTGGACGATGTGGTCGGAGTGGGCGGCTTTGTAAATCCCGGCGATCATGTGGACGTTTTGACCACCATAGCCAGGGGGGAAAGTTACGCCAACAACCCCTTGACCAGAATCGTCTTGCAGAACATAAAAGTTTTGACTACCGGTGAAAGACTGCAGGTCTCCGAGAAAAAGATTCCCGGCAAATCCCCAACCGTATCCAAGGCCAGGGTGGTTACCTTGGAGGTTACCCCCAAGCAAGCCGAAATTTTGGCCTTGGCCGCGCAGGAAGGGGTTTTGATTTTGGCCCTGCGCGCACAAACCGACCAAGAGGTAATGGCCACCAGGGGGACCCGGCTTTCCAAGCTTACACAGGGAGTCGGGGAGGGCGAGTCGCAAGGCAACGGCCAGAAGGTAACCAAAGATATGGCCTATACCAGTGAATATAGAATTGAATTAATTAAGGGTCAGAAACATGTTTATCAAAAGTTCGACAGGTAGCTCTTGCAAAGGAGACCAAATGAACACGTTAGGTAATCTCTCTGGAGTCCCGGGACTGCTTGACAAGGGCATTAAGACCTGTTTTTGCGGGTTGCTGGTGCTCGCTGTTTTGTTGCTGCCCCTTGCCGCTTTTGCAGATGATGGCAAGCCGCATCTAATCACACTCAGGGTGGGTCATTCCAGGGTGATTAACCTACCCACCGCGGTAAAACGGGCCAGCGTCGCCAATAATAAGATCGCGGATATCATCATGATCACGCCGCGGCAAGTTTATATAAATCCCTTGGAAGTGGGTAGCACCAATATCAGCTTTTGGGATAAGGGCGACAAGCTCTGCGGTATTTGGGAGCTGCAGGTGGCCCAGGATCTTACCAGGCTGAAAGAGCGTCTTTACGACGTTATGCCCACCGAGCCGATCGATGTCAGGGAGTTGAAGGGCGCCGTGGTCCTGTCCGGCAGAGCTTCCAGCCTGGAGGCCAAAAAGCAGGCGGAACTACTGGCCGAACAATTCGCGCCCAAAAAAGTGGCCAGCCTCATCAGGGTCAGCGGCAGTCAGCAGGTCATATTGAAGGTGCGTTTCGCGGAAGTTAACCGGAGCG contains:
- the cpaB gene encoding Flp pilus assembly protein CpaB, giving the protein MNKMRRYLFLVLAIFLAGIAAWLSYGWLQKKMQVATPQRQQTVKVVVARQRVDPGHVLSSEDLTTQEWPANIVPKGSYLKPEEVVGRVTAATLTPDEVITNSKVRPEGIAGGLSAVLSNGQRAMTVRVDDVVGVGGFVNPGDHVDVLTTIARGESYANNPLTRIVLQNIKVLTTGERLQVSEKKIPGKSPTVSKARVVTLEVTPKQAEILALAAQEGVLILALRAQTDQEVMATRGTRLSKLTQGVGEGESQGNGQKVTKDMAYTSEYRIELIKGQKHVYQKFDR